In the genome of Bosea sp. BIWAKO-01, the window GCGAGACCTCGGCATCGCGTACGACGAAGGCGTTGATGTCAGGCTCGAAACGCTCGATGCGGTCGAGCGCGTCCTTGGCGACCTCGACCGGCGAGAGGCTGCGCTCAGCATAGAGCTTGCTTAAGGCGACAGCAGACAGGGAAGCGATTGCGGTCATCGGCATCTCTCGTGAGGAGGAAGGATCAAGGCTGGGAGCAGATGTCTTTCGCGGCGCGCGCCGCGCTTGATCAGTTATTCGCCACGCGCCAGGCGGCACTGAGCAGGACATTGGCGCCGGCGACCATGTCCTCGTCGGTGCTGAACTCCGCCGGGTTATGCGAGAGGCCGCCAATCGAGGGGATGAAGATCATCGCCGTCGGGCAGATGCGCGACATCATCTGGGCGTCGTGTCCCGCGCCCGAGATCATCCGGCGGATCGGCAGGCCGAGTTCGGCTGCGCTCATCTCCACGCCGTAGATCAGCTCCGAGGCGAACTCGACAGCCGGAAAGCGGGCAAGATCGCGGAAGCTGATCTGGATGCCGTCCCGCTCGGAAAGCTCCGCGCAGAACGCCCGGACGGCGGCCTCCGCTTCGGCCAGGAGCGCGTCCTTGGGATTGCGCAGGTCGAGCGACATGATCACGCTTTCCGGCACCACGTTGACGTTGCCGGGCTCGACGCGGATGACGCCGGAATTGGCAAGCTGGCCCGGAATCTTGCCCGTCAGCTCATTGGCGAAGAGGTTGATGCGCGCAGCCGCAAGCCCAGGATCCCTGCGATAGGCCATCGGCGTCGTACCGGCATGGCTCGGCCGGCCCTTCAGCGTCAGCTCAAGCCAGGTGATGGCCTGGATGCCGGTGACAGCGCCGAGCCCGCCGCCCTCGCCTTCGAGCACCGGCCCCTGCTCGATATGGAGTTCGAGATAGGAATGCGCCTTGAGGAAGCCGGGCCGTTCCGGGCCGTGATAGCCGATCCGCTTCAATTCGGTGCCGAGCACCGCCCCTTCGGCATCCTTCTCGGCATGGGCCGCTTCCACGCTCATGCCGCCGGCCCAGACATAGGAGCCGAGCATGTCGGGATGGAATCGGGCGCCCTCTTCATTGGTGAAGGCGATCACCGCCATGTCGCGCTTCGGCTGCAATCCTGCATCGCGCAGCGCCGCCAGCACCTCGAGCCCGGCAATCACGCCGAGTGCGCCATCGAAGCGCCCGCCGGTGCCGACTGTGTCGATATGGGAGCCGAGGATGACGGCAGGCCCCTCCTCCCGCCCCTTCAGGATACCAACGACGTTGCCGATCGCATCGATCTTCACGTCAAGCCCGAGCGCCTGCATCTGCCCGACGAGCCAGTCGCGCCCCTGCCTGTCCTCGTCGGAGAGAGCGAGCCGCCGGCAACCGCCTTCCGGCGTCGCGCCGATCTTCGACAAGGCTTCGAGCCTCGAGACCAATCGTGGCCCGTCGATCCGCAGGTTCGCGCTCATTCGCCAACTCTCCCAAAAGGCCGGCCCAGGCCGCTAGATCATGGTTCAGAGCATGCGTGGCGCGAAAAACCGTCGCCACTTTCTCGCAGCATGCTCCAACGCATAAAGCATGAACGATGCCGCCCGCTCAGCCGGCGAGCAAGGCCGGCTTGCGCTTCTCGACCCAACCGGTCCCGTCCTCATAGGCCTGCGCGGCCTCGAGCAGCAGACGCTCCGCGTGGTTGGGGCCCCAGAGCTGCATGCCCATGGGCAAGCCCGCCTCGTTGAAGCCGACCGGGACACTGATCGCCGGACAGCCCGACATCGTCACAGGGATCACCACCTCCATCCAGCGATGATAGGTGTCCATCGCGCGGCCTGCGATCTCGCGCGGCCAATGGGTTTCGACGGCAAAGGGAAAGACCTGGGCACTGGGCAGGACAAGCAGGTCGTAGCGTCCGAACAGGCCGCGCACATGCTGATACCAGGACGAGCGCAGATTGGAGGCCTTCATCACGTCGAAGGCCGAGAGCTTGAGGCCCTGCTCGACCTCGTGGCGCGCTTCGGGCTTGAGAAAGTCGCGTCGTGCCGGGTCGGCGTGGATGGGAGCGAGGCTCGCACCGACCTGCCAGGCCCGGAGTCTGGTCCAGGCCTGCCAGACGGCTTCGGGGTCGAAACCGAGGCTCGCCTCCTCGACCCGCGCGCCCATGTCCTCGAAGGCCTTCAAGGCTTCGCGGCAAAGCGACAAGACGCCATCCTCCATCGGCAGATGCCCACCGAGATCGCCAAGCCAGCCGATGCGGAGCCCGGCTATGTCGCGTTTGAGATTGCCCAGGAAGGCGGCCGGCTCCTCGCGGATCGAGAGCGGAACGCGCGGATCGTAGCCGGATTGCACGGCGAGCAACGCAGCAAGATCGCGCGTCGTGCGCGCCATGGGACCAGCTACGCCCATCTGCGGAATGAAGACCTCGTCTCCACTCGACGGGACGCGGCCATAGCCCGGCCGCATGCCGAGCACGTTGTTGAAGGCAGCCGGATTGCGCAGCGAGCCGGCATGGTCGCTGCCGTCGGCCACCGGCAGCATGCGCATCGCCAGCGCAACGGCAGCGCCACCGCTCGAGCCCCCCGAGGTCTTCGACTGGTCATAGGCGTTGCGCGTTGCCCCGAAGACCGGATTGAAGGTTTGCGAGCCCAGCCCGAATTCCGGCGTGTTGCTCTTGCCGATGATGATGGCGCCGGCCGCCTTCATGCGCTCGACGAAAATGGCATCGCTCTGCGCGATCTCGTCCTTGAAGAGCGGCGAGCCTTGCGTCGTCGCAAACCCCTTGGCAGCGGCAAGATCCTTGATGGCCTGTGGGAAGCCGTGCATCCAACCACGCGACCGACCTGCCGCGAGTTCGCGATCCAGCCCTTCGGCTTCCCCCAGCAGATCGGAACGGTCGCGCAGGGCCACCAGCGCGTTGACCGTCGGGTTATGCCGCTCGATCTGATCGAGATAGGCACCCATCACCTCGGCGCAGGACAGCTTGCGCGCGTGGATCGCGTGCGACAGCGCAACAGCGTCCAGGCCGACGATGTCGCCGGCCGTGGCGGCGTTTCTCAAATCTGACATCCCTGACGGTTCCTCTGTCTTCTTCTTGCCGGTGATGATGGCTGCCATGGCCGAATGCCGGTAGCGACGTTTGCGCAGGGGCCGGATCGCGAAAACGCGTAGCGGGCCGGTCCGACATGCTCACGCGCCGAGCGCGGGCAGCCCCAGCGTGGCTGACGCTGTCCTGCACAGAAAATGGGCGCTAAAAGCGACAGCCCATGACCGATCTGGCCCTCCCCACTGCACGCTCTCATCCCTGGCTCGCGGAAGTCAGGGCCATGCTTGCCCTGAGCTGGCCCATGGTGCTCACCAATGTGGCGCAGACGGCGATGACGGCAACCGATGTGGTGATGATGGGGCATCTTGGCCCCAACTCGCTCGCGGCCGGAGCGCTCGGCGCCAATCTCTACACGGCGGTCCTGATCTTCGGCATCGGCGTCATGGCTGCGGTCGCGCCGATGATCTCGATCGAGCTCGGACGCAACCGCCATGCGGTGCGCGACGTGCGGCGCACAGTGCGCCAGGGCCTCTGGGTCGCAGCGACACTGGTCGGACCGATGTGGCTGTTCCTCTGGCAGGCCGAAGCGATCTTGCGCGCCATGGGCCAGGATCCGGCGCTTGCCGCCGCGGCCGCGAGCTATGTCCACACGCTGCAATGGAGCCTGCTGCCGTTCTTCTGCTACCTCGTCCTGCGGGGCTTCGTCGCCGCCTTGCAGCGGCCGTTCTGGGCCTTCGTGGTGGTGCTGTTCGCCGTCGCGTTCAATGCCTTCGCCAACTGGTGCCTGATGTTCGGGCGGCTTGGTTTCCCGGCACTCGGTCTGCCGGGTTCAGGGATCGCCACCGCGTTCTCCTCGACCCTGATGTTCCTTGGGCTTGCGATTGTCGTTTCGGTCGACAGACGTTTCCGGCGGTTTCATCTGTTCGGGCGCTTCT includes:
- a CDS encoding Zn-dependent hydrolase; the protein is MSANLRIDGPRLVSRLEALSKIGATPEGGCRRLALSDEDRQGRDWLVGQMQALGLDVKIDAIGNVVGILKGREEGPAVILGSHIDTVGTGGRFDGALGVIAGLEVLAALRDAGLQPKRDMAVIAFTNEEGARFHPDMLGSYVWAGGMSVEAAHAEKDAEGAVLGTELKRIGYHGPERPGFLKAHSYLELHIEQGPVLEGEGGGLGAVTGIQAITWLELTLKGRPSHAGTTPMAYRRDPGLAAARINLFANELTGKIPGQLANSGVIRVEPGNVNVVPESVIMSLDLRNPKDALLAEAEAAVRAFCAELSERDGIQISFRDLARFPAVEFASELIYGVEMSAAELGLPIRRMISGAGHDAQMMSRICPTAMIFIPSIGGLSHNPAEFSTDEDMVAGANVLLSAAWRVANN
- a CDS encoding amidase translates to MSDLRNAATAGDIVGLDAVALSHAIHARKLSCAEVMGAYLDQIERHNPTVNALVALRDRSDLLGEAEGLDRELAAGRSRGWMHGFPQAIKDLAAAKGFATTQGSPLFKDEIAQSDAIFVERMKAAGAIIIGKSNTPEFGLGSQTFNPVFGATRNAYDQSKTSGGSSGGAAVALAMRMLPVADGSDHAGSLRNPAAFNNVLGMRPGYGRVPSSGDEVFIPQMGVAGPMARTTRDLAALLAVQSGYDPRVPLSIREEPAAFLGNLKRDIAGLRIGWLGDLGGHLPMEDGVLSLCREALKAFEDMGARVEEASLGFDPEAVWQAWTRLRAWQVGASLAPIHADPARRDFLKPEARHEVEQGLKLSAFDVMKASNLRSSWYQHVRGLFGRYDLLVLPSAQVFPFAVETHWPREIAGRAMDTYHRWMEVVIPVTMSGCPAISVPVGFNEAGLPMGMQLWGPNHAERLLLEAAQAYEDGTGWVEKRKPALLAG
- a CDS encoding MATE family efflux transporter; its protein translation is MTDLALPTARSHPWLAEVRAMLALSWPMVLTNVAQTAMTATDVVMMGHLGPNSLAAGALGANLYTAVLIFGIGVMAAVAPMISIELGRNRHAVRDVRRTVRQGLWVAATLVGPMWLFLWQAEAILRAMGQDPALAAAAASYVHTLQWSLLPFFCYLVLRGFVAALQRPFWAFVVVLFAVAFNAFANWCLMFGRLGFPALGLPGSGIATAFSSTLMFLGLAIVVSVDRRFRRFHLFGRFWVPDWPRYRAFWRLGFPIGLTLAFEVVIFNGAAFLMGLIGSTSLAAHAIAIQIASLTFMVPMGIGQAGTVRVGLAYGAGDRDGITRAGTTAIVLAISFMTLTALVMLLAPHLLVAPFLDASKPGSQAVAELAMRFLLFAAIFQIADGAQVVGSCILRGLRDTRVPMILAGLGYWGIGLPLSAALGFWTPLAGSGIWIGLATGLAVVAVLMLWRWSQRERLGLVAPASTPS